The segment ggttaataccaagtggcataaaaaccttaaaaaaaagaaccaaaagtTGAAGCTTTgtacatatcgttgttagaaattggactagcTTTAATAATGAAATATCTTTGAACCGCTtgtagtatgaaaagacattaaaatacGTAAACAGCAAAAACTAGTAATTGCAAAACTGTATGAAAGATCAGATTGGTCTTGTCATGTTTGATGTCCTAGGTTCTTCATTTGTCCTCTAGACATTATAATTACTCTCTTTACTAGGTCTACTTACTCTAGGCATTATGAAACTACTTAAAACGCCTTTTGTAAATAGACTAATTACACTTGGCATTTTATACTTAGCTATGTTCCTTTTGAAATGGCGTATGCATCATAGATATAAAAGGGAAACGTTCACTCCATTGGGGGGTAATATAATTTATTCTCTCAGAATGTAGTTTACTCATAAATATGACATGAATCATATGATTTTTCTTGTCAatcatttatttcttctttaattttgccTTCATCATAGACACTTAAAACGATACAACCACTACTGAGGCAAATATGACGTAAATATGCGTTTTGAATGTAttcataaatatgacgtcacttaaataaatattattttttccacaattGAGGCTCTTAAtgacttttttcaaacttctgacctatacagatcgttttttttaggccagaaatTTCCAGGATAACAATTTTCCCGGAGAAATACTGAGgttttttcgagaaaaaataaataaatgcacaattattgctcactaATAAAGATAGTgattagaaatataaaaaacagagCCAAAGCAGCAAAAAGAAGTCACATTTGGTGTACTTGTTTTGTCCTAGAAAtatagaattattaaaaaagatttatagAAAACTAATGTTAAGAGTTGCAAAGAATTATAAAGAAGTCAATTGTTAAACAAGAATTATGAAAACTATTATAAAGAACTATTAATATCAtataaggaattaaaaaagaataattacatgacaattataaaaaatactatacaaAATCATtacataacaagagctaagagctcatatggcacttgtgacgaggtcggaagagccgagagctcatatggtacgaggtcggaagagccaagagctcatttggacgaggtcggaagagccaagagctcatttggcacttgtgagaaggtcagaacctaaagttaaactttatagcacaagatccttctaaatatcaaatttcattaagatctggtcaccctttcgtaagttacaaatacctcaattttcaaaattacctcccccctcccaattccaccaaagagagcagatccggtccagttatgtcagtcacgtatcttagacaggtttctattcttcccatccagtttcatcctgatctcaccgctttaagtattttctaagatttccggtccccccaactgtcccccccccaattacgtttgatccggttgagatttaaaataagatatcagagttacgaggtccttctaaatatgaagtttcatgaagatccgatcactccttcgtaagttaaaaatacgttatttttcttatttttcagaattaccccccccccccccgcaattgagcggatccgttccaattatgtaaattacgtatgcaagacttttgcttatttttccaaccaagtttcatcccaatccttccaatctaagggtttcccatcattttaggtctccccaccccaaacttcccccaatgtcaccagatccggtcaggatttaaaataagagctttgagccacgatatccttctaaaaatcaaatttcatggagatccaatcacccattcgtaagttaaaaatacctcattttttctaatttttcagaattaacccccccccccccaactacccaaaagagagcggatccgttccgtttatgtcaatcatctatctaggacttgtgtttatttttcccaccatgtttcatcccgatccctccactctaagtgttttccaagttttaggtttccccctcccaactccccgcccccatcaccagatccggtcgggatttaaaataagagctctaagacacgatatccttctaaacatcaaatttcattgagatccgatcacccgttcgtaagttgaaaatacctcatttttctaatttttaagacttactccccccctcccaactaccccaaagagagcaaataagttccgattatgtcaatcatgtatctgggacttgcgcttatttttcccatcaagtttcatcccgatccctctactctaagtgttttccaagattttaggtttcccccctccaactccccccaatgtcatcagacccagtcgggatttaaaataagagctctgagacacaatatcattccaaacatcaaatttcattaagatccaatcacccgctcataagttaaaaatacttcattttttctatttttccgaattaaccggccccttctccccccccccagatggtcaaatcgggaaaacgactatttctaatttaatctggtccggtccctgatacgcttgccaaatttcatcgtcctagcttacctggaagtgcctaaagtagcaaaaccgggactttaggttttccccctccaactccccccaatgtcatcagatccggtcgggattaaaaataagagctctaagacacaatatcattccaaacatcaaatttcattaagatccaaatacccgctgataagttaaaaatacttcattttttctattttttgcgaattaaccgggcccccactcccccccagatggtcaaatcgggaaaacgactatttctaatttaatctggtccggtccctgatacgcttgccaaatttcatcgtcctagcttacctggaagtgcctaaagtagcaaaaccgggaccgacagacagaccgacagacagaccgacagacagaccgacagacagaccgacagaccgacagaattggcgactgctatatgtcacttggttaataccaagtgccataaaaactacaaaaagcaTGATTACACAgtactaaaaaataattatataaaaataaaaaaaggcgaCAAAGCAAGAAAAAGAACTCACATTTCGTGCACTTAGGTTTTCTTCCAGAAATTTCCACATCTTCATTTATATTGGCACCATTAAAGCTTTGAAAAACTAATTTGACACTATTAACCAGCCGCATTGAATTCCCATTGGCAAGatctttctgaatatttttaaatacttcctGAATACTTTCTGTATAATTGATGGCTGGTTTGAAAACTAATGACCTTCGACTGGTTTGACCTTCGACTGGAACATCTCGCTTTTCTAAAGGTTTTTCAACAatccttatttttttgttttttacactaGCAGTTGGTACGCTTGTTGAGGAAGTGGCCTCATCAGAAAGTCTCTGAGATGGTTCGGGATAATATATTTTACAATAAGGTTGATGACATGTGAAATTTGCCATACCTCGGAACTGGTTTCTGCATACTTTGCACTCCAGAATAACGTCCCACTGGTCTGACAAGATATGCTGgacccaaaaaataaatatatgcatTGGCCACTATATATCctaacttgaaaaaaacaaatttgtgacAACACTACTTATagcaatttttctttctattgtTCCATCTCTTCTAATTATTTGTCCctttgtattattattaaatatctaCAATTCATACATTCATATTTATTCCCACTAAGGAACTAGAATTCACTAGAAAGAAGATATGTCCTGTTAATAGACTCAGGGATGTTCGCAAGAGGGGGGTCATTTTCAACACTATACATTCTCACTAGAAAGTACTAAAAGTTGTAACGAAGCtacttatagattttttttttcttttgttccatCAGTTCTCCCTTATTGTTTGTCCACTTGTtctatttttcagctttttgatTCTCCTTTCAATTTCATCTCTCTTCAACCGTTTGCATATTCTGTTGCCccgttattattatatatatgtcatTCATAAATTCACATTTAGCTCAATTAAGGAACTAGAATCCATCTATTTGACTAGAGATACTTTCTCCTATTATTAGACTCAGTGATGTGTGCGAGAGAGACGGGGGGGGgcaccccccccaaaaaaaaaaacaactatgcccTAGATTTCTTATTCACATaatcaaatagtttgttttatcattgacctccccccccccaaaaaaaatatgataatacttaaaacaaaaattaaagtcttttagAATGAACTTGACCCAATTAGTGGTAAACATTCAAATACGAGTGAGGAATTTCACGAACCAAAGCTGGAgatgaaaacataataacaTTTAGTGATTATTGTTAATTACTTTGATTCTTATTGTAATAATACGAACATCTCATCtgacaaataatttaaaattcccAATACTTATACTGAATAAACGCAAAAAAATCTACGTACGTGCCTgataatacttaaaacaaaaatcaaattcctTTAGAATTAACTCAGTTAGTAGTCCCTGTAACACGAGTGAAAAATTTCATGAATCAAAGCTAGAAATGAAAACTTTATTAACACTTAGTGattattattaacttttttgaGTCTAATTGTAATAATACAAACATCTTATCtgacaaatagtttaaaattttggaacaaTTGTTTGACCTTGACGCACCAGACCTgtggatttaaaatatgttaatagaaaatacaacaatttttgttgttgGAAGTCTATACACCAAGATTaactattttgattattttaataatatttttttattgaatatgtaATTTCACAAAGACGAGCAGCACTAGAACAACTTGACATGACTCTAGAAACTCTCACTTGTCTCAGGAACCGGTGAccacattaaagaaaaaaaaaataaatagagacgaagaccaaactgcctttccatcacaaacaccaaaaacaagacgAGCAATAGGGactttctcaagacagtgggagaCAAATTAGaatgtcttgagaaattcccttttgttcttcttgtttttggtgtttgcaaacctatattgaaaaaaaaaatggtgactAACTACAGCATGCAACTTCAATTTAGaagtttttcagaaatttaCTGTTATAAATCAATCTCAAAATAGAACATGCGTTTGCGTCTGCATTTAACCACATTTAATAAGCTGCTTCCACCACCTCTCTTCTTGTTTGTCCTACAAAATATactttgcacaaaaaaaaaaaaaaatactgtgcTTCCACTATTTGACTTCGCCCTCCTCCCCTTCAGCATGTAACTACAATTTAGAAGttctttcagaattttattgtaataaatCAATATCAAAATAGAACGTGCGTTTTCTTAGATATCATATCAGTAAGACTAAATACCAGTTTgttggaacaaaattttgtcatttaaatataaaatcaattCTAAAATTACTCCCTATTTACCAATAAATACTTTCTTTGTTTAACTAGTGGTCTCCGTATCACAGGTTTTTATTAAGTGTAAGTGTTGGCATCTTGGCTTACGTTAATATTCGTCATGTTAATTAGACCAGAATTCGAATGTCCAACTAACAGAATTTCACagagaaaacttaaaataacattaaaaatataagtaaaatatcaAATAGAGAACATAAAAGAAAACGATTACGATTCATTTTATCAAATCaaattgaaattcatttttaaactaaaaatgaaacttcGGAGCGATCATGCCATGGAAAATCGTCCTTGAATGGTTACAGAACATGCCACGACTGCCCAACACTTTTCTTTTAGCCCTTAAAAAtgtcaatgattttttttggggggagggggcagattTCTTTATTGTACCTTTTCATgcatttggaaataaaaaaaaagttttttttaccctcTCTATCTTTGGGATTTGGAGCCaacctggccgagtgggttggtgtgccagattcaggatcctttgtctgagagggcaagggttcgaatcctagtgtacccaattatttagtttgggacgggggtcagtggcgtgacactctaagctcagccagagtccaaccagttctaaatgggtaccaggagaaatctggggaaggtaaacaggaagggtgtgcaaaagcacaggatggttggcccccagcccccccctattgcacttcctggcagaaggaccaagaaacggagatcagcaccaccggtgatgactgtaaagtctaataccGTATTCTTTAACGTTTTACCTATCTTTGGTATACCTTCTAGGATATAAAAGTATATTTTCCTATTTCGTCCTAGCGATTCTTATCTTTTAAGTTTGTAGTGCTATTGATATGCTAAAATAGCTTACTCTAATTGCTCTAAATCTGTCTTACTCTAATAGTTTTAAGACTTGATAAATCATTAGCTGAAGCAATATTTGGAATGCAGcgataattaatttattagtgATAACTAAACGTTTTCAACTTGCTTTTTACCTTAAAAACAGtatttctaagtgttttccaagttttaggtttccccctcccaactcccagcccccatcaccagatccggtcaggatttaaaataagagctctaagacacgatatccttctaaacatcaaatttcattgggatccgatcacccgttcgtaagttgaaaatacctcatttttctaatttttaagaattactcccccccccccactaccccaaagagagcgaatcagttccgattatgtcaatcatgtatctgggacttgcgcttatttttcccatcaagtttcatcccgatccctccactttaagtgttttccaagattttaggtttcctccctccaactccccccaatgtcatcagactcggtcgggatttaaaataagagctctgagacacaatataattccaaacatcaaatttcattaagatccaatcacacgctcataagttaaaaatacttcattttttctattttttccgaattaaccggcccccactcccccccagatggtcaaatcgggaaaacgactatttctaatttaatctggtccggtccctgatgcgcttgccaaatttcatcgtcctagcttacctggaagtgcctaaagtagcaaaaccgggactttaggttttcctcctccaactccccccaatgtcatcagatccggtcgggatttaaaataagagttctgagacacaatatcattccaaacatcaaatttcattaagatccaatcacccgctcataagttaaaaatacttcattttttctattttttgcgaattaaccgagacccccccccagatggtcaaatcgggaaaacgactatttctaatttaatctggtccggtccctgatacgcttgccaaatttcattgtcctagcttacctggaagtgcctaaagtagcaaaaccgggaccgatagacagaccgacagaattggcgattgctatatgtcacttggttaataccaagtgccataaatacagaagagagaataatgaagactttttcccaagacagtgaacgaacaaaatctatttgaatgtttCGGCCCTATAACTAAGGGttgtcttcagcaaagaaaataataaacaataacacacaataaaagttcttggttaaaaatccattgttaaaatagcctaggctattttatatttggaccaattcggaaaaattagaaaaaatgaggcatttgtaacttaagaacgggtgaccggatcttaatgaaatttgatatttagaaggaactcaggtctcagagctcttgtttcaaatccctaccagatctgttgacattggggggagttggagggggaaacagaaaccccccccccaaaagagagcagatccgttccagttatgtcgatctcctatctaggacttgcttatttttcccaccaagtttcatcccgatcccaccGCTCTaggcattttccaagattttaggttccgccccacccccaacttccccttcaccaggtccggttgggatttaatacaaaaatacctcatttttctaatttgtcagaattatGCGTGAATGCGTTGCGTTGAATTATGCATTCTGATgcgttgaatgcgatggtgtgattttcgttaagattctatgactttccccctattttccaaaataggttttaggggggggggtccccctattttcaaaaataagacaaattttctcaggctaataacttttgatgacgaaaactaaatttaatgaaacttgtatatttaaaatcaggataaaaagccgattcttttgatgtatcttttagtatcaaaactcccattttttagagttttgtttactattgagctgggtcgcttcttactacagttctttaccacgaactgtttgactaccaCGAAAAAACTGCCCTTTTTGAATAAAAGTAACAAGCCAAAAAGTTACAAGTAgaagtttaaaacgaacaaaaatgatcTCCATTCAACCCATACGACATGCTactattcaaaattaattattggccatttactgaaaaagaaaactaagaatAACAGTGTGATTCAGAAACCTTAGTTGATAAAGAGATTTATCTTTGCACTTTTCTGTTTCATGTTTCAGTAAAATGCGTATAGTTAATTCTAAAGAGTAGTATATCGCAGGAATTCAATCGTgatcatttttgttcgtttcgactttcaacttcgctcttaaCTTTCACTCAAAAACGTAGTTCTTTTCTTGTTAAATATGTGCCTGTTTTAATTTCCAACAGATTAAATGTGCATGTTAGCAAATAGCCTCTTTTGTGCGGAGAGAAGGTTAGAACAAAAGCAGAGAGTACGAGATTACAATAATTACGAatcatttttaagtttactttaaGAACAGCTACCAGTTCTGAATCGAGGTAATTAGACTTTGGTTTTGGCCCCAGTTTTCTTGaaagaaatcataaatttttttgtaatttacaggctaaagagaaataaaaaaatgaatttcctaccaattttcatctttgGCACCATGCACAAAATAAGAAcattagaatataaaagttgGACCCACGACCTCTCGCGAACAATTCAAGACCTATCTTGAACCAAGATAGACCTATCTTGCACCAAGaaatcaatggaaaacctaCTTCATGATAAAGCTGTTGCAAGATCCTTAAATTATGAACTTATAAGTTTCCGTCtgataaatattaaatagtacTATTGTAATAAACTAAACCAAccaaagcattttttttccttcttttttcaactattcCACTGTATAGGAAGCGGGAAGACGTTCCGGCTGGTAATACGAAGGGCTTTAATCATCAGCAGCTCTTGCCATTTGCCTTGGAGTTGGACTTTAATTTACCCTAGGTTGTTTTAAAACATATCGTCAGTAAAATTGCTTTCTACTTGTTTTCTGATTGGCATGAATTTGAAACCATATTCTTGTTTCACAGTCGTGGTCTTGATTGATGATGAGGAGAGTATAAATCCTACTTTGACACTATTCGCAGAAAAAAGCAAGAGCGTAAGACTTGAACTCGAAACCCCACATTTCGTAATCTAGGTCCAGAGCAATATACCATTGTGAAATAAGGCATTGCGTAAGCATAGCAATAAATTTATAACATGATGGACATTAGACAAATTTGATGGAAATGTCTATCCACTGCATCTGGAACCATTCTAACCAATTAATCGAACTCATATTTATACCATAGAATCcccttaaaaataccttagtaAATAAAGTTTACCCAGCCTCATAGCTCTACACGTTCTGGAAACTAATCCTATGATTCCCTAAggacacagagaaaaaaaaatgatacacaATAGTGTGTTCAATTTTCTGAATCTGGAGAAGAAAGGCTATAAACATCcaatgaaaagtttttgaacATGGCAATTCCAATGGTAATTTCTAGATCTGAGGCCATTTTCCAGagatttcaggtttttttttctttttcaaaatttcgaaacTACACATTACAGTCGAGTTAAAAGTGAATTAAAGTTACCACTCCTGGATTTCTTTTAGTTGAgcatttttaaagaacaaatttttgttaaaaattttcgGTTTCTATGgcccaaagattgttctttatTAGGTTGGTTTTACTACCGCAACAGTGACATATGGATTATGAGCGTAAGGGTTCGTTATCAAAGGCTACTTTGGTGAAGTTATTAGCCCATCTTGCAAGCTTAGAAAAAGCTCCAGTAATTCATatctaaaaaaacataaacaaaaaagccTAGAGGCTTAAGTGACTTCAGAGATAAAGGGCGTCAAGTCATATCATCCATCATTATCAATCTCATAATCGTGTGAAAATCTCATATAATACCAGGATTTGTTCAGACACTAATTCGACTAAGGAAAAGACTAGATAACATATTTAGGAGTTACATGTGGGGTATgtacaaattataatttattgacTGCGTTTCGGTTTATTGAGAATCCACAAGTTTTTGGATAGTACATTTTTGGCcaaagaaagaaacataatgACTGATGAAATCCAAAGACAAACGAACAAGGCACTTAAGAAAACGgaacaataacaaaataaaataatagatcAAACTGTCAATAGGATGACAGTTTTTGAaagcctttttgaagtttctgaaGCAACAACTggtcatctaaaaatttctaagttACATTTAGTGAAAATATAAAGTGTGTGCATGTGGGGCGGGGTAtgcaccctccaatcactctcaatcttaaaaaggcactagaacttctgattaccaattcaatgagccctctctgaaatttgtacaatcaccctttctatataaaccttatatgctcctgggcataagttacaacccttgcccttagGACTGTTGAGGGGGAGAGGTGTCTTCCTCAcacataatttccagatctttcaactatgttgaacaaaataattatgtcaaaattttgattgttacccatcaaaagaattgagtctGACTTTCAAAAGGGGGgcctcaaaagaaaaaaagaaatccaacaaaaataacaccattgatTCAACATGACAACAACCTTTACTGTGAAGGTTTCAAACTCCCAtcaacaacaagagctaagagctcatatgacacttgtgacgaggcgagaagagctaagagccaagagatcatacggtatgagctctaacaaaattctatgaatcaatagattgatttaaaaaggaaaataagaggcctAATGCCGGtcaacatttaaaataagagctctgagtcacaaagtccttctaaatatcaaaattcattaagatccgatcacccactcgtaagttataaatacctagttttttctaatctttcctctcccttttgccccccagatggtcgaatctgggaaaacgactttatcaagtaaaattgtgcagctccctgacacgcctgccaattttcatcgccctagcacgtctagaagcaccgaactcgccaaatcactgaacccctccccccaactcccccaaagagagcaaatccagtacgattctgtcaatcacgtatcacggacatttgtttattctatccaccaagctcaatcccgattcctccactccaagtgtttttccaatatttccccctcca is part of the Artemia franciscana chromosome 12, ASM3288406v1, whole genome shotgun sequence genome and harbors:
- the LOC136034099 gene encoding uncharacterized protein LOC136034099 isoform X2, with translation MANFTCHQPYCKIYYPEPSQRLSDEATSSTSVPTASVKNKKIRIVEKPLEKRDVPVEGQTSRRSLVFKPAINYTESIQEVFKNIQKDLANGNSMRLVNSVKLVFQSFNGANINEDVEISGRKPKCTKYNEVAGQ
- the LOC136034099 gene encoding uncharacterized protein LOC136034099 isoform X1, whose protein sequence is MHIFIFWVQHILSDQWDVILECKVCRNQFRGMANFTCHQPYCKIYYPEPSQRLSDEATSSTSVPTASVKNKKIRIVEKPLEKRDVPVEGQTSRRSLVFKPAINYTESIQEVFKNIQKDLANGNSMRLVNSVKLVFQSFNGANINEDVEISGRKPKCTKYNEVAGQ